One genomic window of Luteitalea pratensis includes the following:
- a CDS encoding response regulator, with protein MNDIVRVVTIEDQREIREGLRYFIDNAPGFRCTGCFGSVEEALPALPPGSADVVLMDLALPGMSGIEGIRIIHARDATIKLVALTIYEDDDRIFAALCAGASGYLLKKTPPPRLFESLQEVVAGGAPMSPEVAGHVLALFRDFHPAPPGVHRLTPHELRLLGLLTDGHSYKSAGAALGSSVNTVAFHMKSIYAKLHVHSKSEAVAKALRERLVR; from the coding sequence GTGAACGATATCGTCCGTGTGGTCACCATCGAAGATCAGCGGGAGATCCGCGAGGGCCTGCGGTACTTCATCGACAATGCGCCTGGATTCCGCTGCACGGGATGTTTCGGGTCCGTGGAGGAGGCGTTACCGGCGCTGCCGCCCGGCAGCGCCGACGTCGTGCTCATGGACCTGGCGCTCCCTGGCATGTCGGGCATCGAAGGCATCCGCATCATTCATGCTCGTGACGCGACGATCAAGCTGGTCGCCCTGACCATCTACGAAGACGACGACCGGATTTTCGCGGCATTGTGCGCTGGCGCATCGGGATACCTCCTGAAGAAAACGCCGCCGCCTCGCTTGTTCGAGAGCCTGCAGGAGGTGGTGGCTGGTGGGGCGCCGATGTCACCGGAAGTGGCTGGCCACGTACTCGCACTCTTCCGCGACTTCCATCCTGCCCCGCCGGGCGTTCATCGCCTCACGCCACATGAATTGCGGCTTCTTGGCTTGCTCACCGACGGACACAGCTACAAGAGTGCTGGCGCCGCGCTCGGCAGCAGCGTGAACACCGTCGCCTTCCACATGAAGAGCATCTACGCAAAGCTGCACGTCCACTCCAAGTCCGAAGCGGTGGCCAAGGCGCTGCGCGAGCGTCTCGTCCGCTAG
- a CDS encoding PrsW family glutamic-type intramembrane protease: MAIAACYGVFQLAVLGSATRSVRMANLLLAVTLGLYGCGTVAVVLEVLYTRSVAALTHTPVGVVVRTASYTVDPVIEEVVKVLPLLILVLFRRIRAQWGLTDYLLLGAGTGSGFALVEATMRWSHAASRAVGDLFHGWTIRVGLFGVGAHIPGPFEIAAAWLPAPAGDAVTFLHTGSQTTNLHLAWSAVAGFGVGLLVRGHGRQRWLGLLPWLYAALDHMAYNHDVIVGGRSGLWMSSAPVRAVEPLLWLFPVVLLAVSGRRDWREIRAAKAASPDVLLPAERAGESSSVVLGRFATVGLPWTPFIAWRFALVRRSLMYARLRDDAVADQLHPQVRSVREQIERASNPAVWRALSVRFAQAASLPPLETLLRLYWHVAVSLVLLLPSVLFLIVGGFPSTSGIQRLFATSAVFGILTVFAIATVTMVAWCLVCTVRAIPGAFRDAYTDAAVRESFRTGVGAGALGIGALSLSRVLAGAGANTSLMSNLHILDAISRMTSILGFGLTALSLLALFAALLGGPGGGGILVAAIARIGLQDLLQMVAISGIGALGALGAILAMASGGGSGGGDSGDGDGEGEGEGKGDQGAIDEVLKDATPGRTSKPGMGADKYSKPGGLDQATADFDQIAGNNPVTDYGGGIRSTELPNGTTVSVRPGSTQGSPTIQINSPTGNPIKIRYVP; the protein is encoded by the coding sequence ATGGCGATCGCGGCGTGCTACGGCGTATTTCAACTCGCCGTGTTGGGTTCAGCGACCCGATCCGTGCGGATGGCCAACCTGTTGCTGGCCGTCACCCTGGGGCTGTACGGCTGCGGCACGGTCGCGGTCGTTCTCGAGGTCCTGTACACCCGAAGCGTCGCCGCCCTCACCCACACGCCGGTTGGCGTGGTCGTGCGTACGGCCAGCTACACGGTCGATCCCGTCATCGAAGAAGTCGTGAAGGTGCTGCCGCTGCTCATACTCGTGCTGTTCCGGCGGATCCGTGCCCAGTGGGGTCTGACCGACTATCTGTTGTTGGGCGCCGGCACCGGATCCGGCTTCGCGCTCGTCGAGGCGACCATGCGATGGAGCCACGCGGCCAGCCGGGCCGTCGGCGACCTGTTCCACGGATGGACGATCAGGGTCGGCCTGTTCGGCGTCGGCGCGCACATTCCCGGTCCGTTCGAGATCGCCGCGGCGTGGCTGCCCGCACCGGCCGGCGACGCTGTCACTTTCCTGCACACCGGCTCACAGACCACGAACCTGCACCTGGCGTGGAGCGCGGTGGCCGGGTTCGGCGTCGGCCTGCTGGTACGCGGACACGGGAGGCAACGCTGGCTCGGCTTGCTGCCGTGGCTGTATGCCGCCTTGGACCACATGGCCTACAACCACGACGTGATCGTCGGCGGCCGGAGCGGACTCTGGATGTCGTCCGCACCGGTACGGGCGGTCGAGCCGCTGCTGTGGCTGTTCCCTGTGGTGCTGCTCGCGGTCAGCGGCCGGCGGGACTGGCGGGAGATCCGGGCCGCCAAAGCGGCGTCGCCGGACGTGCTGCTCCCGGCAGAGCGTGCCGGGGAGTCGAGCAGTGTCGTGCTCGGACGGTTCGCGACCGTCGGCCTGCCGTGGACGCCCTTCATCGCGTGGCGATTCGCTCTCGTGCGCCGGTCGTTGATGTACGCCCGGCTCCGCGATGACGCCGTCGCGGATCAACTGCACCCGCAGGTACGCTCAGTGCGGGAGCAGATCGAGCGGGCGAGCAATCCGGCGGTCTGGCGAGCACTGTCCGTGCGGTTCGCACAGGCGGCGTCGCTGCCGCCGCTCGAGACCTTGCTTCGCCTGTACTGGCACGTAGCGGTATCACTCGTCTTGCTCCTGCCGTCCGTGCTGTTCCTCATCGTGGGCGGGTTCCCGTCCACCTCGGGCATCCAGCGCCTGTTCGCCACGTCGGCCGTGTTCGGCATCCTGACGGTGTTCGCGATCGCCACCGTGACCATGGTGGCGTGGTGTCTGGTCTGCACCGTGCGCGCAATACCCGGCGCGTTTCGCGACGCCTACACAGATGCCGCGGTGCGCGAGTCATTCCGGACCGGGGTTGGAGCCGGTGCATTGGGCATCGGCGCGCTGTCACTGTCCCGCGTGTTGGCCGGGGCGGGAGCCAACACGTCCCTCATGTCCAACTTGCACATTCTCGACGCAATCAGTCGGATGACCAGCATTCTGGGGTTCGGTCTCACGGCTCTGTCACTGTTGGCGTTGTTCGCCGCGTTGCTGGGAGGCCCCGGCGGCGGCGGGATCCTGGTGGCGGCCATCGCCCGAATCGGCCTGCAGGACCTGCTGCAGATGGTCGCCATCAGCGGCATCGGCGCGCTGGGGGCGCTCGGCGCGATCCTCGCCATGGCGTCCGGGGGCGGCTCTGGCGGCGGGGACAGCGGCGATGGCGACGGTGAAGGCGAGGGCGAGGGGAAGGGCGACCAGGGCGCTATCGATGAGGTACTGAAGGACGCCACTCCAGGACGAACCAGCAAGCCGGGGATGGGCGCTGACAAGTACTCGAAACCAGGCGGGCTGGACCAGGCGACGGCGGATTTCGACCAAATCGCTGGTAATAATCCGGTCACAGACTACGGCGGTGGTATCCGGAGCACGGAGCTACCCAATGGAACAACCGTCAGCGTGAGACCCGGAAGCACCCAGGGATCGCCGACGATTCAAATCAACTCCCCCACGGGCAACCCGATTAAAATTCGATATGTACCGTAG
- a CDS encoding protein kinase domain-containing protein, which produces MSDTPDWSRVKAVFHAALEQTPAVRGTFVADACGNDAALRREVESLLGAHDAAGDFVAADAMAGLTTASLHELSASDADLAPGSRLGAYDLVELIGRGSMGQVYKAVDSRLSRTVALKVLAPDLAPDPSSRSRFQREARTIASLSHPHICTLFDVEHGGRIDYLVMEYLEGGTLADRLRRGPMPLEATRRYATEIIQALDAAHSQGVVHRDLKPANVMLTGSGAKVLDFGLAKLVKPRASAASSSARPADDTRQGAVVGTGGYMSPEQARGEPVDTRADIWAFGCLLFEMLTGRAVFTRGSFAETVAAVLEREPDWGLLPVTTPRSMVRVMRHCLQKDPAKRLRDIGDAIVDLAEPELQTDTHDLTSSRSRVLRSVPWVIAATALAVAVFTTTRNSRAPASTVTPVRLSIIAPEGMTLAPFDVSGAPQFALSPDARQMVLVVADAARVSRLWIRPLDSTSGRTLAGTDHATGPFWSPDGSAIGFFADRKLKRVSLQSGLVQELADAAQDVPGGDWSPHGTMLFSGPGRTLLRISENGGPASAATAVDDSAGELAQRWPQFLPDGRHFLFYMRCRDRARNGAYVGSLDAPGHRFVVASAARPIYAAGRLLFERDGNLTAQPFDPTSATLSGQPIALPDRVVALRGPAWLPVSAAADTIAYWTGDGRPTFDLDLVDRAGRVLQHVLPSGQYTALDLSPDGARALVTERTSPQQDALSMIDLRSGDRSRVTLAPGAAHFGVWAPDGRQVVFSSIEDGAARLYRTTVAGNGGDIAIVPSMSQTNMFPTSWSPDSEWVLYTAPGGMAWDVFAVRLADSRWRPVVVAPQNQIQARLSSNGRWVAYASDESGRYEVYVQSFQDGTGKVLVSSRGGSQPTWRQDGRELFYVAADGTMMAVAVNSGSRFEHGAQTPLFATRSPEVLAPFVASYAVSASGSRFLLRAASVGVPPSTVTVVVDGRARTGH; this is translated from the coding sequence GTGAGCGACACTCCCGACTGGTCGCGTGTAAAGGCTGTGTTCCACGCCGCACTGGAGCAGACGCCCGCCGTGCGAGGAACGTTCGTGGCCGACGCGTGCGGCAACGACGCCGCGTTGCGCAGGGAAGTCGAGTCACTGCTCGGCGCTCACGACGCCGCCGGCGACTTTGTTGCAGCAGATGCCATGGCGGGACTGACCACGGCCTCGCTCCACGAGCTCAGTGCCTCGGACGCTGACCTCGCGCCGGGTTCCCGCCTGGGCGCCTACGACCTCGTCGAGCTCATCGGCCGCGGCAGCATGGGGCAGGTCTACAAAGCCGTAGACTCACGATTGAGCCGGACCGTCGCGCTCAAGGTGCTCGCGCCGGATCTGGCCCCTGACCCGTCGTCTCGGTCGCGGTTTCAGCGCGAAGCGCGGACGATCGCGTCACTCAGCCATCCCCACATCTGTACGCTGTTCGACGTCGAGCACGGCGGCCGCATCGACTATCTGGTGATGGAGTACCTGGAAGGAGGGACGCTCGCCGATCGGCTGCGCCGCGGCCCGATGCCACTCGAGGCCACACGCCGATACGCCACCGAGATCATCCAGGCGCTCGACGCCGCGCACAGCCAGGGCGTGGTGCACCGCGATCTCAAGCCCGCGAACGTGATGCTGACGGGCAGCGGCGCGAAGGTCCTCGACTTCGGCCTGGCCAAGCTGGTCAAGCCGCGCGCGAGCGCAGCGTCATCTTCGGCGCGCCCGGCTGACGACACCCGTCAGGGCGCAGTGGTGGGGACGGGCGGCTACATGAGCCCCGAGCAGGCCCGCGGAGAGCCAGTGGACACCAGAGCGGATATCTGGGCGTTTGGCTGCCTCTTGTTCGAGATGTTGACGGGACGCGCCGTCTTCACACGCGGCAGTTTCGCTGAGACGGTGGCCGCGGTCCTGGAGCGCGAGCCGGACTGGGGGCTCCTGCCGGTCACCACGCCGCGCTCGATGGTTCGGGTGATGCGGCACTGCCTCCAGAAGGATCCGGCGAAGCGGCTGCGTGATATCGGTGATGCGATCGTCGATCTGGCAGAGCCCGAACTTCAAACCGACACTCACGACCTGACATCGTCTCGTTCGCGGGTGTTGAGGTCCGTCCCGTGGGTGATCGCTGCCACTGCGTTGGCGGTCGCGGTGTTCACCACGACCCGCAATAGTCGTGCGCCCGCCTCCACCGTGACGCCCGTGCGGCTGTCGATCATCGCGCCCGAGGGCATGACGCTGGCGCCGTTCGACGTGTCCGGCGCGCCGCAATTCGCGTTGTCGCCGGACGCGCGCCAGATGGTGCTGGTGGTCGCCGACGCGGCGCGGGTGTCGCGTCTCTGGATCAGGCCGCTCGACTCGACCAGTGGCCGCACGCTCGCCGGAACCGATCACGCCACTGGGCCGTTCTGGTCGCCGGACGGATCGGCGATCGGGTTCTTCGCCGATCGCAAACTGAAAAGGGTGTCGCTTCAAAGCGGCTTGGTACAGGAGCTCGCCGATGCCGCCCAGGACGTCCCTGGCGGCGACTGGAGCCCGCACGGAACGATGCTGTTCAGCGGGCCCGGGCGGACGCTGCTTCGCATCTCCGAGAACGGTGGGCCAGCCAGCGCGGCGACCGCAGTTGACGACTCGGCGGGCGAGCTTGCACAGCGCTGGCCGCAATTCCTCCCTGACGGCCGCCATTTTCTGTTCTACATGCGATGCCGCGACCGGGCGCGCAACGGCGCCTATGTCGGTTCGCTCGACGCGCCGGGGCATCGGTTCGTAGTCGCCTCGGCCGCGCGGCCGATTTACGCAGCCGGCCGGCTGCTATTCGAACGCGACGGGAATCTGACCGCCCAACCCTTCGATCCGACCTCCGCCACGCTCTCCGGGCAGCCCATCGCGCTGCCCGACCGCGTTGTCGCGCTCCGGGGACCGGCGTGGCTGCCGGTGTCGGCCGCCGCCGATACGATCGCCTATTGGACGGGCGACGGCCGACCGACCTTCGATCTCGATCTGGTCGATCGTGCTGGCCGTGTGCTCCAACACGTCCTGCCGTCAGGTCAGTACACCGCATTGGATCTCTCCCCCGATGGAGCACGCGCCCTGGTCACTGAGCGGACTTCGCCACAGCAGGATGCCTTGTCGATGATCGATCTGCGGAGTGGCGACCGGTCCCGCGTGACGCTCGCTCCGGGCGCCGCCCATTTCGGCGTGTGGGCGCCGGACGGCCGTCAGGTGGTCTTCAGCTCGATTGAAGATGGCGCGGCGCGTCTCTATCGCACGACCGTGGCCGGCAATGGCGGCGACATCGCGATTGTCCCGTCGATGTCCCAGACGAACATGTTCCCGACCAGCTGGTCGCCCGATAGCGAGTGGGTGCTCTACACGGCTCCGGGCGGCATGGCCTGGGACGTGTTCGCCGTGCGTCTGGCGGACTCGCGCTGGCGTCCCGTGGTCGTGGCGCCTCAGAATCAGATACAGGCGCGGCTCTCGTCCAACGGCCGCTGGGTCGCGTACGCCTCGGACGAATCGGGCCGGTACGAGGTCTACGTGCAATCGTTTCAGGACGGGACCGGTAAGGTGCTGGTGTCATCGCGCGGCGGCTCCCAGCCCACGTGGCGGCAGGATGGCCGTGAGCTCTTCTATGTCGCTGCGGACGGCACGATGATGGCCGTCGCGGTGAATAGCGGCTCGCGGTTCGAGCACGGCGCACAGACTCCGCTCTTCGCCACCCGCTCGCCGGAAGTGCTGGCGCCATTCGTAGCGAGTTACGCCGTGAGCGCCAGCGGCAGCCGTTTCTTGCTGCGAGCCGCTTCGGTCGGCGTTCCGCCTTCGACGGTGACCGTCGTCGTTGACGGGCGGGCGCGAACCGGCCATTGA
- a CDS encoding ECF-type sigma factor, producing the protein MTGPNPGAGTLLLQAWGRGDIQARDDLFALVHRDLRARAAACLRRERRDHTLQPTALIHETYLRLVDQQRVDWQSRAHFLAIAARMMRRVLVDHARRRLAIKRPDHGLRVALDDEVGRVAPVPCDVLALHAALEELERLDERQAHIVELRYFAGMSEDEIATALAVSRSSITREWQMARAWLYRRLTTGGDVR; encoded by the coding sequence GTGACGGGTCCCAACCCCGGCGCCGGGACCCTCCTGCTGCAGGCCTGGGGACGCGGCGACATTCAGGCGAGGGACGACCTGTTCGCGCTCGTGCATCGGGATCTCAGGGCCCGGGCGGCGGCCTGCCTGCGGCGCGAACGGCGTGACCACACGCTGCAGCCGACCGCCCTGATTCACGAAACCTACCTGCGGCTGGTCGATCAGCAGCGGGTCGATTGGCAGAGCCGCGCTCACTTCCTGGCGATCGCCGCCCGCATGATGCGTCGCGTGCTGGTCGATCACGCCCGCCGGCGGCTGGCGATCAAGCGTCCGGACCATGGCCTTCGTGTCGCCCTGGACGACGAAGTCGGGCGCGTGGCGCCGGTGCCCTGCGATGTGCTGGCGCTCCACGCCGCGCTCGAGGAGCTCGAGCGGCTCGACGAGCGGCAGGCGCACATCGTGGAGCTACGATATTTTGCAGGAATGTCAGAGGACGAGATCGCCACTGCGCTCGCAGTGTCGCGGTCGTCGATCACGCGCGAATGGCAGATGGCACGCGCTTGGCTGTACCGCCGGCTGACGACGGGGGGAGACGTCCGGTGA